AGAGTCAGTACTAGTAGTTCTTAGGTACATCTATTTCTACATTTTTTCTGGTTTCAGAATAGAACTTTCAGAAACATCACTTGCTATTCTAATGTTCTGTAACTTCCATAATACAGATTGATTTGGTTAATGATGCAGAACTGGAGGCATTAACTAAGAAAATTAAGGTAGATTGGTATAACAACTTCATGCAATAAGAATGGAAGCTGATGGTTTATTCATTCATGCtggttcttttctttcttctcgcAGCTCATAAATGGAATGGCACAGATGAAAAAGGCAAAATTTGGCGATGTTGATATGGATTTTGTGCTAGGAATTGGAGGCTATGACCTTGACAGGTTAGTAATGTTTATTTTCTTTGGTATTGAAGATCATTGGGCTATGATCCTCCAGTACCATTTATTGCTTCTCTAATTGAGGTAATTAAATGCAGGATTGAGGCTGAAGTTCAATTGCAACAAAGCAAGGAGACAGGCCACTGTCACCATGGAGATGCACATGGTAAAGTTCATACTTTGCTGTCTGATGTCCTGTATCTTCTGGGTTTGTATCTTAAATCAAATTTTGTGATGGAAGAAAAATGGTGACAAGTAAAATTCAAATTGAGGTGGCACGTGGCAGTGAAATTTGACCACCAGTATTTTGCTTGCACTTGTGTGAGAGCATATTGTTTTTTACTTTCTGTCTAAATTTTAGTTTACTCTGCTGGCTTATAGGACACCATCATGATCATGTTCATGATTCAGCTGTCACTAGTGTGAGCATTGTTTCGGAGGGGGtacttgatcttgatgaggtaAATTGTACTTGGGTTAACTCAATGTACTGAAGAACTTGCTTGAAATATTATGTGTTTTCAGTCTTTGTCCCTTCATTGCTAAGTCACGTCTGCATGAACTGGCTTGTTTATTGCTACTTCCTTTTGAAGGTAAATGATTGGCTGGAGAGGCTGGTTGATGAGAAAGGGGAAGATCTGTACAGATTAAAGGGTGTTATATCCGTAAATGAGTCCACTGGACGCTTCGTATTTCAGGTTAGTCAATTTACTATCTTCCTGTCCATTTACTTCAATGAATTTGATGCTCCTCCAGTATAGTTCTGATTTTATCGGTACGTTTTCTGTCATCTTTTGCTAGCACAGAAAGACTTTTTCCTCATGCTAACTTCCAAAATTATAGGGTGTGCACTCTATGCTGGAAGGATGCCCGGCAAAGCCCTGGGAACCTGATGAGAAGAGAATCAACAAACTAGTGTTTATTGGTAGAAATTTGGACGAAGCGGCGCTGCGAAAAGCCTTCTACGGTTGCTTACTATGAATTCTCTAGTCACGCCTTGATCCTGGGAGGTTGGAGTTACGAACAGAAGCGCCACAAGGTGTGAGTGCAGGCAGATACAGGATGCTGTATGTTTTCCTGCTGATGTTCGCCTCATGTTCGACTGAGAAACTGACACTGTTACAGTTACGAATTACCAACATGCTAGGTATAGGACTATCCATTTTTGTGATGCATTAGTGCCCAAGGTTTGTGTTTACGTGTCATCTGGGTTAGTACCAGGCTTGTGAGCTGAGAAACTTTTGTTGAGTTTGGGTCCGTTCGGTTAGTTAGGATTGGACCGAGGAACCAATCCAGCTTATCAAGATTATACAAATTAATGAACCATTCCAACCGGGAATCGTTTGAGGGACTCATTCCAGAGTAACCGAACGAGCCCCCTTATTCTTGATATGAAATCAACCCGAGTGTGATAAATTATAAATCAATCCATGTAATGTCGACAGCAAAACTAAAGATTTCATGCCATTAGAGTTTTTAAAAACGTGCTTTTCATGTCATGGTTGCTATTTGACTGAATCTAACCATAAGATCAAATCCAATTACTTCAGAAATAGACTTGATCAAGCAGATTAATTAgccagaaaaaaaaaccataGGCAGTACAGCAGATGCAAACACTACACTGTGTACACAGCAATACCAACCAATCAAGCGTATACTTGCCGGGTGCCCAACTGCGTACACGGGTACACGCTAACCCTGCCTGCCAAGCGCCCAAGCCAACCGGAGCCAGGCAGGCCGCTACCCGCAACCCAACGGCTGATTTCCTCGGGCACTAGCCGTTACGGCTACAAAGCCCTTCTCCCTCCTTCCCGTACAATCTCCTCCACGGATCCGACCAAGaagccctccccgccgcctaaGCAAAatcctcccccctccctcctctcggCTCCCGATCTCATCGTCCTCCGTCGCCGCCAGCGAATCCAGCGAGCGATCGGGGGGACGACGCCGTCTCGCGACCAAAGCTCTCCGAGATCCCaggctcctctcctcccccttttCGAGTCTCTTTGATTGGATTGTCTGCTGCGTGTGCCGGTCTAGTAGAAGAAAAAAATCTGATTGTTTCTCTGAGTTGAATCGTTAGCTTCGTTCTGGTTTCTTGTTCTTTGGTACTAGAGTAGAATCTTTGCGGTAGGATACTTTTGCGTGAATCCTGTTTCTGTGTAGTTACATTGCTCGTGTTGATTTCTGCGTTGATCTTGTTCGTGGCGGTAGTAGTAGATCCCTTCTACTAGCTGCGGCGTGCTCTTTTTACTTGTTCTTGTTGCTCCTACTTCTAACCCATGGACGCAGGATCCAACTCCATCTCGTCGCAGAAGTGCGGCAGCcgacgcgcggcgccgccgcggccggcgctcCAGGAGGCAGGGTCCAGGCCGTACATGCCGCCGCTCAGCACGGGGCCCCGCAACCCGTCGGCCAAGTGCTACGTGAGTTCTTGACCCCCAATCTCCCTTTCTTCGCACGCACGCGCACGCAGGCTGTTCGTAGGAACCCATCCTTCGCACGAGCACGCAGGCTGTTCGACGGAATGCCTGAACGGTTGATCATCTTGCTTTGCAGGGCGACAGGTTCATCCCGGAGCGGTCGGCGATGGACATGGACTTTGCGCATTACCTGCTGACGGAGCCGAGGAAGGGCAAGGAGAACCCGGCAGCGGCGGTGTCCCCGGCCAAGGAGGCGTACCGCAAGCTGCTGGCCGAGAAGCTGCTCAACAACCGCACCAGGATACTCGCCTTCCGGAACAAGCCGCCAGAGCCTCAGAACGTGCTCACGGATCTCCGTTCTGATGTGGTCCAAGCCAAGCCGGCGAAGCAGCGCCGACACATTCCCCAGGTATGCACTGTAGCTGTGTTGTTCTTTGGTGTTGCGGTTGAAGTGCCAATCCATGATGGTTACTGACTGAATGTGCCTTGGCAATTCACGCAGTCTTCAGAGAGGACTCTGGATGCGCCAGAGCTCGCTGACGATTACTACCTCAACCTGCTAGATTGGGGAAGCAGCAATGTGCTGTCCATTGCGCTAGGCAGCACGGTGTACCTCTGGGATGCCTCCAGTGGGTCTACTTCTGAGCTTGTTACCATTGATGAGGACTTTGGTCCTGTCACAAGCGTTAGCTGGGCTCCTGATGGCCGGCACATTGCTGTAGGACTGAACTCCTCTGATGTCCAGCTTTTTGACACTACCTCGAACCGACTGGTTGGTACTTCTTGGGCGCTTCTGATGATGTGTTCTATTACCAAtggttttgtttcttttggtTTTGCTGAAGATGCTCATTGTGATTGATTTTCTCTGCAGCTGAGGACACTGCGAGGTGTGCATGAGTTGAGGGTCGGTTCTCTGGCATGGAACGACAGCATCTTGACAACTGGTGGCATGGATGGCAAGATCGTGAACAATGATGTGAGGATCAGGAACAGTGTTGTGCAGACATACCATGGACATGAGCAGGAGGTGTGTGGGCTCAAATGGTCAGGATCAGGGCAGCAACTGGCCAGTGGTGGAAATGACAACCTCCTACACATCTGGGATGTGTCCATGTCATCCTCTGTGCAGTCTGCAGGGCGTACGCAATGGTTGCACAGGCTTCAGGATCACTTGGCTGCCGTGAAGGCACTGGCATGGTGCCCATTCCAAAGCAACCTGCTGGCTTCTGGCGGTGGTGGGGGTGATCGCTGCATCAAGTTCTGGAACACCCACACTGGTGCATGCCTCAACTCAGTTGACACTGGATCGCAAGTGTGCGCACTGCTCTGGAACAAGAATGAGAGGGAGCTGCTAAGCTCACACGGGTTCACTCAGAATCAGCTCACCCTGTGGAAGTACCCATCGATGGTTAAGATGGCC
This portion of the Setaria viridis chromosome 7, Setaria_viridis_v4.0, whole genome shotgun sequence genome encodes:
- the LOC117863971 gene encoding cell division cycle 20.2, cofactor of APC complex, yielding MDAGSNSISSQKCGSRRAAPPRPALQEAGSRPYMPPLSTGPRNPSAKCYGDRFIPERSAMDMDFAHYLLTEPRKGKENPAAAVSPAKEAYRKLLAEKLLNNRTRILAFRNKPPEPQNVLTDLRSDVVQAKPAKQRRHIPQSSERTLDAPELADDYYLNLLDWGSSNVLSIALGSTVYLWDASSGSTSELVTIDEDFGPVTSVSWAPDGRHIAVGLNSSDVQLFDTTSNRLLRTLRGVHELRVGSLAWNDSILTTGGMDGKIVNNDVRIRNSVVQTYHGHEQEVCGLKWSGSGQQLASGGNDNLLHIWDVSMSSSVQSAGRTQWLHRLQDHLAAVKALAWCPFQSNLLASGGGGGDRCIKFWNTHTGACLNSVDTGSQVCALLWNKNERELLSSHGFTQNQLTLWKYPSMVKMAELNGHTSRVLFMAQSPDGCTVASAAADETLRFWNVFGTPEAAPKAAAKASHTGIFNSFNHIR